In the genome of Massilia sp. W12, the window GGCTGAGCAAAGAACCGGAGCGCTGGACTGAAGCGCGCTGGGCGGCAGACTTAAACCGCCGCTTCGACTGCCGCATCCTGCTGCTGGTGACCAACGAGCAAGGCAATCTTGCCCGCGTGGCGGCGGAAATCGGCGACGCTGACGCCAACATCAGCAATGTCAGCATGGAAGAAGACAAAGAACACGGCATGACCGAACTGCGCTTCACCATCCAGGTCACCGACCGCGTACATCTGGCGCGCTTGATCCGCAATGTGCGCAAGGTGGAGGGGGTGACCAGGGTGCTGCGTGAGCGTGGGGGGTATGAGCGGGGGTTGCAGTAGGCTATGCCGCTATACCAGGATGCGCTTTATTTGATCAAGGCCAATCTTGAAGAGTGTGCGCGGGGCGGCAAAGTAAGGGCTGTCGCCATCGGAAAATTCAGCGCAAGCCAATATGCGACGATTAATGCAAGTCGCGCAGCAAACAATCTCCCCCCGTTGGAAAACCCGGAAATTGTATTTCTCGGCTCGCATCTCTATAAAAGCAGGGTAGTTCGCGACGCTTACACCATCCAGGATGTCATCACACAAATCAGTTCAGCAACAGCAGACTCCGCTGTCGTCATCATCAATAGCCGCATGACTGCCACTCGCAGCAATAGCTTGCGCAAGGATGGCTATGGCAACATGGTGCTGGACGAAGCAATCTATGAGCTGACACAACGCAAGCCCCGGGCCGAACTATTCTCCGTGATCCCCAAGGGGGACAAAATCAAGCCGAATCAAGGAAAAAATCAGTCTGAGTAAAGAAAAAAGCCACCCCGAAGGGTGGCTTTCAGATGAAGCTGCATTCGCCCGGGTAACATACATCAGTCCAGCGCACCAACACAACTCCGCGTTAATTGTATCATGCGTCAAGCAAGCTTTTGAGGAATAGTTCTGGTATATTGTGGTTTGTAGCTGCAATGAAGTTTGCGGAGGTTGTGAGTTTGGGGTTGCATCGCGCAGAGAAGATTTAGCCAGTTAGTACCGACACCGTTTCTACATCATACCAAAACGATCCTATCAGATTATAGGAGCAACATAGTGGAAGAATACAGCGTAGAAATCAATGAATGGAAGCAACTACAATTGCACCATCTTTTCTCGGCCTATCGTAAAGCAAAAGCAGATTGCTTCTACGAAAGACCCTCAGGGAAACTTATTGAATTTGCAAAATATGAAGAAAATTTATATGAAAACTTAAATCTCTTATTAGAAAAACTACATTCGCTAAATGAAAGTTCATCTTTTTCAAATTTCATGGAAAATAAACCACTAGCAATTGCCTACCCAAAAACAATAAAAATCTCAACTAAAGAATCTAATAGCGAGAATAATCCGATTGACGAATCTATCAAATTTTTCACATCAAATACGTCTGAATATATTGATACGCTCTGCAAAACAAATACAATCTCTCCCGAGTTTCGCATAATTGGAAGTTTTGAGATTGACACTCATATATTATCAGCACTCTGGATCAACAAAATTGGTCATAAGTTCGATGCAATACTAAGCAGAAATATCGTAAGCGCCCAACCGCCCCATCTCCCCAAGCCCACAAAACCCGCGCATGCTGTGCCCATCAAACAGGAGGGGCAAGTATGCAAAGCAAATCACCGAAGAAAAGCAGAGAAGAATGGCTCGCGCACGTGCGGGCGTGGCGCATGAGTGGGCAAACGCAAAGCGCGTATTGCCGGCAGCACGAAATCAATCTGCCGGTCCTGCAATACTGGATCAAGCGCAGCCGCAGCGGATCTGAAAGCGCGCCGCTGACCTTGGTTGCCGCACAAGCGCCAACTGGCGCCATTTCTGCCCCCATCAGCGGCAATCTGACGCTGGAATGCGGCGCGCAGCGGCTGCATATTCCGCTGCATGTTCCGGCGCAATGGCTGGCTGCTTTATTGCGAGAACTGGCGTGAGCTGGCCGCAGCCTAAGCAAATCTGGCTGGTGCAAGAAGCGATGGATATGCGCGCCGGCATCGATAGCCTGGCCGCGCGCATTCAGCACAGCTTGGGACGCACGCCGTCGGATGGCGCTGCATACGTGTTTCGCAACCGGCGCAACAATCGCCTCAAGGCGCTGGTGTTTGACGCCAGCGGCATTTGGCTGTGCCAGCGCCGTCTGCATCAAGGCGGCTTCACCTGGCCGGAACCGGGCGCGCAAGTGTTTCTGCTCAACACAGAACAATGGGAATGGCTGTGTAAAGGCGTGGATTGGCGCCGTCTGAGCGCTGCCCACATCCCCGCCTGGCTGTATTGAAATGCGCTTTGGCAACGATCCGACTGGTTCTTGATCAGGTAAAAAAATCCCATGAAAGAAACCGCAAAAAAGATGGTGTTTACGCAGGAAAAAGCGCTTGAAAGCGTTACACTTCAGGCATGGATTTCATTGCGCAAAAACACCGCTTGCAACACACCGAAGGCATCCCGTCCCCGCTACGGGAAGAGCTGTTGGCGCTCATTGAGCAAGCCACGCAGGCAGAGCAAAAAGCTGCTGCATTCGCACAACGCGCCACACATGCAGAGCAGCAAGCCGCACAAGTGCAAAGCTATGCGGATCAACTGCGCCAGCAAAACGAAAAACTCCATCAAGAAGTCACGTACTTGCGCCGCATGCGTTACGGCATCAAGAGTGAGCGCATGGCTGACAGCACGCAGCGCGATTTGTTTGAGCAAGATTTGGATGCCGATATTGAGGCGCTGCAAGCCGAGTTGGATAAGCTCGCAGCAGCGTCCCCAAAAAAAGAAGCGGTCAAACAAAAGCGCCCTGGTCGCCTGCCGCTGGCGGCGCACTTGCCGCGCGAAGACGTGTTGCACGAGCCGGCCAGTTGCGACTGCCCGGAATGCGGCAAAGCGATGCGCAAAGTTGGCGAAGATGTCACAGAAAAATTATCGGTGCAGCCGGCAGTGTTCAGCGTCAAGCGTCACCGCTATCCGAAATATGCCTGTCAGGCTTGCCAATCCATTCATCAGGCGCCCAGCGCACCGTCGATTATTGACGGCGGCGGCGTTGAGCACGATGTGCTGGCTTGGTTGCTGGTGTCGAAATATCTCGATCATCTGCCGCTGTATCGCCTGGAGCAGATCGGTGAGCGCCATAATGTGCCCCTGTCCCGCACCAAGCTGGCGCAGTGGGTAGGACGTACAGGCGTGGCGCTGGCGCCGTTGGCGGATCGCTTGGCGCAATTGTTGCGACAGCGGCGCTGCTTGCATGCCGATGAAACGCCGGTGGCGCAATTAGCGCCGAAAACCGGCAAAACCGAGCGCGGCTATCAATGGGTGTACCGCAGCAACGATATGGAGCCTGGGCCACGGATTGTGGTGTATGACTATCAGCCATCACGCCAGGGACAGCACGCGCGCAACATGCTGGCGGGCTGGAGCGGCTATTTGATGGCGGATGCGTATTCCGGCTATCAGGCATTATTTGCTGGCGGCGTGGTGGAGCTGGGCTGTATGGCGCATGCGCGGCGCAAATTCTTCGATTTGCACGCAGCACGTCCAACGCCCATCACCACCGAAGCCTTGCATCGCTTTGCTCAGTTATATGAAATTGAGCGCGAAGCAAAAGACATGTGCGTAGAACAACGCGCGGATTTGCGACGGGAAAAAAGTCTGCCTCTGTTAGCGGAATTCGAGACCTGGCTGAATGAAACCAGCGCCCGCGCCAGTCCGTCCTCCGGCTTGCAAAAAGCGATCGTGTACACCCTCAGCCGATGGCCTGCGCGGGTGCGCTATGCACACAGCGGGGATTTGCCGATAGATAATAATGCGGCGGAAAATGCCTTGCGCCCGGTGGCCATCGGGCGCAAGAACTGGCTGTTTTACGGCACAGAACGCGCCGGCCATCGCGCCTCTTGCATCATGTCTTTGCTGGCCACGGCAAAGCTTAATGGCCTTGATCCATACGAATGGCTGCTTGATACGCTCAACAAATTGCCCACTTGGCCAGCCAATCGCTTGGATGAGCTATTGCCGCTTGGGTCTGTGATTCAGGTCTGATCGAGATGGGGGCGTTGGGCGCTTACGAAATATCTATGGTTCGCGTTTAAGAAGATTAAAAAAGACAGATTCAGATTCTTATGAGTATAATATCGGGACCATTGGTTCATTTCAACCATATTATTCTCCATACATTAATTGGAGAAAAAAAGGCTTCAACATGATTCAGAAAGAAATTACATCTGGCTCCGGAGTTTCAGTAGTAATTATGGATATTTCAAGTTATTACCATAATATTGATCCATCTTTTTTTGGCAAAGAAATCTTTTGGGATTCTTGTGGGATAAACCTTACTTCTTGGGAGAAGCAATTTACACGTGAATTCTCAAAATTTCTAGTACATTGGAGCAACTTAGCTGGGGAAAACATCCTTGCTGATAATAACATTGAGTTCAAGGGTGGATTACCTATGGGATTATCAATATCAAGAATAATTTCCAATCTACAACTATTAAAATTCGATAGTGAGGTTGAGGAGGAACTCAATCCAGCATATTATGGAAGATATGTCGACGATATTTTTTGGTAATTAAAAAAAATGGAGGAATTCCAACAAGAAAAGAAATTTTAGAGTCGTTGTTTTCTAAAATTAGCTGCATCCAGAAAACGTCAGACGGTAAAGTAAAAATTAATCAAGGATCTGAATTTGGAGAGTCTAATTTAATTTTAAATGAAACCAAGTTGAAACTATTTTACCTTGAAGGCCAACCTGGGTTAGATCTGCTCGCCAATATTGAAGCAGAACTATCAAAACTTTCAAGTGAACGACGGCTGATGCCCTCTCCTGAACATTTAGAATCAACAGCCTCCGCAAGGGTTCTTTCGACAGCAGGTGCATTTGATAAGGGCGAGTCTCTAAGTAATATAAATAACTTGTCAATTCGCAGAATGAGCTGGGCAATACAACTTAAAGCAGTAGAAACTATCGCAAATAACATTCCACCTCAATACTGGCAAGAAGAGCGTGAAAAATTCTATAAATTTACACAGAATCATATATTAAGATTTGATCGCCTCTTTGATCATATAGACTATTTACCCAGAATACTTTCATTAGCGATTTCCGCCGGGGATGTAAGCCAGGTTGGAACAATTTGCAATTCAGCATTTAACTCAATAAATTTATTAAAGTCAAAGACTGATAAAGCTTTAATAATAAATGGAAAGGAAGTTATATTACAGAATAGCGATAGAATATGGCATAATCTAACCAAATGGATAAAGGAGCTAATTCAAGAAACAATCTATAGATCAAATATACAAAAAGAATTGATTGATAGAATCACCTGCCTCAAAGTGATAAATAGCTTCATATTTAAAAGTAAAAATTTAGCCAAGGGCTACATTATTAATAGCGCCGACAGATTATCCGCATCATTTTTAGGGATAAAGAAAAACACGGAACATCCTCAACTCGAACCACTGTCATCAGCAGATATTAATATAAAGTTATTAATATTTCATGTAAGCCGAGCTGAGGAATATAGTTTTTTAAAATCCCATTCCGACCAAGAGAAAATTGGTATATTTTACAATCTTTTAAAAGTTAGAAAACCTAGCTTTAACGATTCACCAATTCCTACTGAAAACGAAATTTGCGAGAATTCTGTATTATTTAAAAATATTTCAATAACATCAAAGCAAGATGGTGATATTGTAAATGTAGGATATAAGAGAAATAGGAAAGATAAAAAAATCCGCCTTGGAATATGTAACATTTTAACCACACAAAAAAGTTGGATGGCCGGAGCCAATGATAATCCAGATTTATCACTAGAAAGATATCATAGAATCCGGCGAATTGTTAATGAAGCTATTTCTGCAAACCCTAGACCGACATATTTAATTTTTCCAGAACTATCGATTCCAGAAGAATGGTTGCCAACTATCGCAACTATACTGTTAAATTCCAACATTAATCTAATCGCAGGTTTAGATTACAAAAGAAATAATAAAGGGGAAATCTATAGTGATGTTGCATTGATTTTAATGCAAGAAAATAATCAACCATTCTCAGCGATTCAATTTCGACAAAGGAAATCGATGCCGGCCCCCGGCGAGGAAAAGGAATTGCTTCATTTATTTGGCTTAAATTGGTATAAGACCGATGATGGCTCAAATAAAAAAACAGTTCCTTCTCCTAAAAAAATATACAATCATAATGATTTCTATTTTGGGGTTTTAGTTTGCTCAGAGCTGCAGAATATTGCCTATCGGCACCATTTTCAAGGAAAAGTTGACTGTATGATGGTTTTATCCTGGAATCAGGATTTGGAAAGCTTTACATCACTTATTGATTCTGCAAGTTTGGATGTTCATGCCTATATTACTTTAGTAAATAATAGAGCATATGGAGATAGCAGAGTTCGCGCTCCAGCCAAGGAAAATTACAAAAGAGATATTTGTAGATTACGTGGTGGTGAAAATGAACATATAGTAGTTGTAGAAATTGATGTTGAAATTTTGCGAAAATTTCAAAGCCGCGCCAAAAGATGGCCAAGCGACGACGATCCATTCAAACCAGTGCCAGAAGGTTTTACAATCTCAGATGAAAGAAAAAAAATTCCTTAATCCCATTTTTTGCACAACTCACAAAGAACTAGATGGCTAATTTACAAAAGTCCGTCACATCAGGATTTTCTTAAAATACCTTCATTTCTTAAGAAAAGAGCCATCAAATAGAACTATGAGGCTAATGATAGAGATAAAACGTGACTGTTCAGCCGAATTCAGACCAAAAACGTAGGGGCTGAGAGCCACCAGGGGGTCAGTTCTAACATTCCAACATTTTCAATAGTAACTGATGCCTTCTTGATCAATTTCTATCACAAAAAATGTGACCTAATCAAACCATTTACCTACAGGAGATAGTTGTGAGCAAAACAGATGTAAATTTATATCGTTCAATCAGAAAGGAAGATTTTCCTGATGGCACCATCATAGAAAGTCAACCGGCGCCTGAGATTTTATACCCTGACTTTGAGGATCGGGAATTACCCAATGGAAAAACCCGCAAGGCGGATGTATCTTCAAGTAAAGATAAGGAAGGAGTAAATTGGGTGCATGCAGGAGGCGGCACATCTTTATTTGATCGAGCGGAAGTTTTTCCAAAAAAATACTGGATATGTTTTGAATTGCCAGAAGGCACGACAATTCCCGAATCACTGATTGTAAGATTTACAAATTAGTCTCCCCTGAACAATTCCCAACCTCCTGATTTTATTGAAAAAAATTGAGGAATGGAGACCGCAGAATTGCAAGAAATGATTAAAATAGAATTCATTTCCGGCAAAAAGCGGAGGGGCAAATGGGGCCGAAACCGACGGGGACAGTAAGCGCGGATATGTTCCGACAAAGGCTTGATGAGTTGGTCAACCCCAAACATCCATTGGTGAAGTTGGCCGATTTGATGGATTGGAGCGTGTTCGAGAGGGAATGGACGACGCATTTCCCGTCATCGCGAGGCAGACCAGCAACTTCTACGCGCCTGATCGCAGGCCTTTTGTATCTGCAACACACATTTGCGTTATCTGACGAAGATGTTGTGTGGGGATGGGTTGAGAATCCATATTGGCAATTGTTTTGCGGGGAAATTTGGTTTCAACATCACCCGCCAATTGACCCCAGTTCGCTGACGCGTTGGCGCAAACGGATTGGAGAAAAAGGTCTGGAATGGATGCTGACGCAGACAATCAAAGCAGCAGAAAAAGCCAAGGTGGTGGAACAAAAAAGCTTTGAGAAGGTGATCGTTGATAGCACAGTGCAAGAAAAAGCGATTACGTGGCCAACCGACGCAAAATTGCTGGAGCGCGCCAGGCAGCATCTGGTCAAATTTGCCATTGAGGAAAAGTTGGATTTGCGGCAAAACTATAACCGTGAGGCGCCAAAATTAGCCGGGCAAGTAGCGCGTTATGCTCACGCCAAGCAGTTCAAACGCATGCGCGGCAGTTTAAAGAAGCTCAAGACGCTGGTGGGGCGCGTTTATCGGGATGTGGAGCGCAAGCTCGCCAACAAGTCTGAGAGCGTGAAGCAGAAAGCCAGCGACTTGCTGGCCAAAGCGAAGCGCCTGCTGACGCAACAAAAAAATGACAAGAATAAACTTTATAGCCTGCATGCGCCGGAAGTTGAATGCATCTCCAAAGGAAAGGCCCGGCAGCCATATGAATTCGGTGTGAAGGTTTCGATTACGGTGACACACAAAGAAGGCTTGGTGGTGGGGATGCGCAGTATGCCCGGCAACCCATACGATGGCCATACTTTATACGAAGCATTGGAACAAGCGGCCATCCTGACAGATACCCTTCCAAAAGAGGCATTTACAGATTTGGGCTATCGCGGCGGCACAGCGCCAAGCGGCGTTAAAGTCTTCCATCGACGTTTAAAGCGCAACATCACAGCGCGACTTCGGCGGGATATCCGACGGCGAAGCGCAATTGAACCGGTGATTGGACATATGAAAAATGACGGAAGATTGAGCAGAAATTGGTTGAAAGGCGCTGATGGTGATGCCTTTCATGCTTTGTTATGCGGCTGCGGCCACAATCTGCGCATGATCCTCCGAAAGCTCCGGCTTTTTTTGGCCTTCCTTGCGTTTCTTTGCAGCTTCAGATTTCCTGAGGGAAAACCTTGTCTGACCGCAGATTGCATTTGTTGACCTTAATTTGAATTGTTCAGGGCCGACAAATTACAATCAACGATTCGAAGCCAATCATTTCCAGATTG includes:
- a CDS encoding IS66 family transposase, with amino-acid sequence MDFIAQKHRLQHTEGIPSPLREELLALIEQATQAEQKAAAFAQRATHAEQQAAQVQSYADQLRQQNEKLHQEVTYLRRMRYGIKSERMADSTQRDLFEQDLDADIEALQAELDKLAAASPKKEAVKQKRPGRLPLAAHLPREDVLHEPASCDCPECGKAMRKVGEDVTEKLSVQPAVFSVKRHRYPKYACQACQSIHQAPSAPSIIDGGGVEHDVLAWLLVSKYLDHLPLYRLEQIGERHNVPLSRTKLAQWVGRTGVALAPLADRLAQLLRQRRCLHADETPVAQLAPKTGKTERGYQWVYRSNDMEPGPRIVVYDYQPSRQGQHARNMLAGWSGYLMADAYSGYQALFAGGVVELGCMAHARRKFFDLHAARPTPITTEALHRFAQLYEIEREAKDMCVEQRADLRREKSLPLLAEFETWLNETSARASPSSGLQKAIVYTLSRWPARVRYAHSGDLPIDNNAAENALRPVAIGRKNWLFYGTERAGHRASCIMSLLATAKLNGLDPYEWLLDTLNKLPTWPANRLDELLPLGSVIQV
- a CDS encoding RNA-directed DNA polymerase gives rise to the protein MIQKEITSGSGVSVVIMDISSYYHNIDPSFFGKEIFWDSCGINLTSWEKQFTREFSKFLVHWSNLAGENILADNNIEFKGGLPMGLSISRIISNLQLLKFDSEVEEELNPAYYGRYVDDIFW
- a CDS encoding IS5 family transposase; this encodes MGPKPTGTVSADMFRQRLDELVNPKHPLVKLADLMDWSVFEREWTTHFPSSRGRPATSTRLIAGLLYLQHTFALSDEDVVWGWVENPYWQLFCGEIWFQHHPPIDPSSLTRWRKRIGEKGLEWMLTQTIKAAEKAKVVEQKSFEKVIVDSTVQEKAITWPTDAKLLERARQHLVKFAIEEKLDLRQNYNREAPKLAGQVARYAHAKQFKRMRGSLKKLKTLVGRVYRDVERKLANKSESVKQKASDLLAKAKRLLTQQKNDKNKLYSLHAPEVECISKGKARQPYEFGVKVSITVTHKEGLVVGMRSMPGNPYDGHTLYEALEQAAILTDTLPKEAFTDLGYRGGTAPSGVKVFHRRLKRNITARLRRDIRRRSAIEPVIGHMKNDGRLSRNWLKGADGDAFHALLCGCGHNLRMILRKLRLFLAFLAFLCSFRFPEGKPCLTADCIC
- the tnpB gene encoding IS66 family insertion sequence element accessory protein TnpB (TnpB, as the term is used for proteins encoded by IS66 family insertion elements, is considered an accessory protein, since TnpC, encoded by a neighboring gene, is a DDE family transposase.); the protein is MSWPQPKQIWLVQEAMDMRAGIDSLAARIQHSLGRTPSDGAAYVFRNRRNNRLKALVFDASGIWLCQRRLHQGGFTWPEPGAQVFLLNTEQWEWLCKGVDWRRLSAAHIPAWLY